A segment of the Curtobacterium sp. MCSS17_007 genome:
CGCCGACGAAGGCCCAGCCGAGCGCGCCACCGCGGTGTTCGCCTTCAACGACCAGATGGCGATGGGCGTCTACCAGGTGGCAGAGGAGCGGGGCATGCGGATCGGGCGCGACCTGTCGGTCGTCGGCATCGACGACCTGCAGCTCGTGGCCGCCGCCCTGCGTCCGGGCCTGACCACGGTGGCGCTCCCGCACGAGCAGATGGGGCGCGCCGCGGTCCGTCGCGCGCTCGAGCAGACGGGAGCGCTGACCGCGCCGCACACGCCGCGTGCAGGGGTCGAGCGGCTCCGCGGAGAGCTCGTCGTCCGCGGCTCGATCGGACCGGTAACCGTTACTCGTTCGTGACCTCCGCCCGTGGCGGGAGGTCGTGCCCTGTGTGATGCTCGTCCTCGACACAAAACGATTTGGGTTTGTGCGAGTGAAAGGTCGAAGTAATGAGGCTTCGTAAGGGCATCGCCGTCGCCGCCGCGCTCGCGGTCGGCACCGGCTTGACGCTGACCGGCTGCAGCGCCGGCGGATCCGGGTCGTCGGACGGCACGGTCACGATCTCCGGTGGCTTCACCGGTGCACAGGCCACGGCGTTCCAGAAGGACCTGGACACGTGGGCCAAGAGCCAGGGCATCACGGTCAAGTACTCCGGCAGCGACAGCTTCCAGACGTCGATCGTCACCCAGGTGAAGGGCGGCCAGGCCCCCGACATCGCGATCTTCCCCCAGCCCGGCGTGCTCAAGTCGCTCATCAGCCAGGGCATCCAGCCGCTCGACGACATCGTCGACCTGAAGAGCGTCACGGCGGACGAGGCGAACGGCCTCGCCGACATCGCGAAGGTGAACGGCAAGACCTACGGCCTGCCCTACAACATCAACGTGAAGTCGCTCGTCTGGTACAACCCGGCGGCGTTCGAGGCCAAGGGGTACGAGGTCCCGAAGACCGACGCCGAGCTCACCGCGCTGCAGGACAAGATCATCGAGGACGGCGCCGGCTACCCCTGGTGCGTCGGCATCGCGTCGCAGGGCTCGAACGGGTGGCCGATGACCGACTGGCTCGAGGAGTACGTGCTCCGCTACGGCGGCCTCGACAAGTACGACGACTGGATCACGCACAAGGTGAAGTTCGACTCGCCGCTGGTCAAGGAGGCCGCGGGCAAGGTCGAGTCGATGATCTTCGCCGACGGCGCGGTGAACGGCGGCGGCAAGGCGATGGCGT
Coding sequences within it:
- a CDS encoding ABC transporter substrate-binding protein; amino-acid sequence: MRLRKGIAVAAALAVGTGLTLTGCSAGGSGSSDGTVTISGGFTGAQATAFQKDLDTWAKSQGITVKYSGSDSFQTSIVTQVKGGQAPDIAIFPQPGVLKSLISQGIQPLDDIVDLKSVTADEANGLADIAKVNGKTYGLPYNINVKSLVWYNPAAFEAKGYEVPKTDAELTALQDKIIEDGAGYPWCVGIASQGSNGWPMTDWLEEYVLRYGGLDKYDDWITHKVKFDSPLVKEAAGKVESMIFADGAVNGGGKAMASTDFGAAGNNLFVDGGKSAGQCYMMRQGTFITGNFPATIQEQIAKGDTTNVNAFPLPTPEGAATSGTLGGGDLVAAFKTDDDTKKVVDYLVGKEFGTNGYAKNWSAALSPHNDFPASEYTSPFQKVAQQAVKDAKVFGFDASDQMPGAVGAGTEWTNLTAWTAGQQSLDETLKAIDDSWPSQ